In Lepisosteus oculatus isolate fLepOcu1 chromosome 29, fLepOcu1.hap2, whole genome shotgun sequence, the genomic window gagggggagagtgGAGGAAATCTTTGGTTGACATTTTGAAGAGCCTGTCAATTACTAACaattctgtctctttctctcttttcctCTTCTGCCTTGTTTATCTCCCCTCCCTGACAGGCTGCCAAAGAGATTAAGGATAGGTACAGTACTGCCCCCCTGTCCTCACAGTCTGTGAGTTTGTCAGCCTGCTTCTCAACACTGACAGGCACAGCCCTCCTTCTTTCTCACCacctgtcctctctcctctccttcccCCTGCGCTGGGAGACTCTGAGACTGGTCTCCGGCCTCTGTTCAGTAGTCTTTTCGGTTCATAAACCAATCAACACTCCATCAGTGGCTAAAGTCAGTCAGTCTTCATCCCCTTACCATGCTGTGTCCTTATCCCACATCTGCCTGTCTGTCCATGAGTCTGTCTGCTAATGATGGCCATGTAACTGTGTATGCTGAcactgtctgtccatctgtactGCGTTCCTCTCTAGGTACACCctgtagtgtctgtgtgtctgtacactgaccctgtctgtgtctgttcactgaacctgtctgtgtgtctgtacactgACGCTGTCCGTGTCTGTATGTCCGCAGTGTGACCATGGCCCCTGCGTTCCGTCTGTCCCTGAAGCCAAAGGTCAGTGACAACATGAGTCACCTGATGGTGGACTTTTCCCCTGAGAGGAACATGCTGCTGGCCCTCAAATTCCTGCCAGGTAATTCAGTGCTAGCCCTGTGCTGCTTAGCCCTTCATCTCTTCCTCTCCATGTCTGTCTCCCTGACATCAATCTCTACCTCTCAGTCCTTCTGTCTGTCATTTCTGGACACTGACCTCTCACACCACCACTCTCCTACCCCTGCCTCCCTCTGCTTCCTCCCTCTATCCTAGTGCCCGGGACCCCAGAGATCCAGCAGTTGGAATGCCTGGTGTGTGATAACAATGTCCGGGTAGTGTGGACGGTTCCCGAGCCCGATTCAAAGATTGACCACTACATCCTGGAGTACCGTCGCACCAACCACCCGGGGCCACCACGCGCCAAAGAGGAACATCCctggatggtggtggagggcatCCGCGACACCGAGTACACCTTGACAGGTACAGGTGACACAACACAATACACATTGAACAGGTGGCACAATTACACCATGTTTGTGTGTGATTACCAGCATCTGTGTGTGATTACTGCTGCCTTTTTGTGATAACTACTGTCCGTATGTGATTTCCATTGACTGTGCATGATTACTGCAGTCTGTGGGTGATTACCGTGTCTGTGTGCttagtgctgtctgtgtgtgattacTGCTTTCTGTGAGTGATTACCAGTGTCTCTGTATGATTATTGCTGTGTGTGTAGGATtaccagtgtctgtgtgtgattattGCTGTCTTTGTGTAATTACAGGTCTCTATGTGATTACTGCTTTTTGTGGATGGTtaccagtgtctgtgtgtgattagTTCAATTCAATCCAATTCAAGGTgatttattagcatgaccgatgggtacaattagtgttgccaaagcaaatagaaataatgcaattaacatgaaacaaaataaaaataaaataaaatcaacagaCATTTCCagcaaagacatattataaaatatttacatatactgtaaacatattgagCATTATTGGGGGACAGATTCACTGTtcttcaggctgtgacaggagatcacatactgggctgccagttaaactgagttccctcctccctctcccagtaggactgGGActcgttgtgattctggcaggtgtgggaactctgttattagatttctgaatttagggaagagtgtttctctaatcccagaatatctgtcacagtgcagtaggaagtgcacctctgacTCCATTTCttcccgctggcagtgggagcacagcctgtcctctctgggcagccaggtctgcctgtgtccagtttctatggccaggctgtggtcactgagcctgtacttatagtagtcagggtctgtttctttttgctgtttcttatcttggtcaaatattcggctagtgtgtattgtctgtttagggttctgtagcattccacttTATgttgagtttgtgtgtgtgtgtgtcccagtgtgtgagatattgctgtctgatctgtgctgtgatgtggttgagtctgagttgtggtgctctagcagtgctgtcctgatgctGGTTAATGTCTGTGTGGCTtgggtcagtgagcctcaggaccagctggctcagggggctctgttttgggctcagctcttggctcaccagggctttgtggtggtaggaattttggtcactgttttttaggtgtagtcAATAATTTAatactcttttctgtatgtttatcagtagtgggtactggcctaattcaccCCTGCAcctgttgttaggtgtttttctgtagaactccatgtgcagagtttctgtggggacCCCACTCTTCATTGccatatagggcaatgggttggattacactttcaaatatttgatgACAGATTCTTGTTAGTGGGTTGATGTTGAGGAGCCTCCTttttattgcgtagaaagccctgagtgccttctgaCTCAGTGCCTttactgccaggtcaaaactcccagatgaGCTCATGGTCAGACcaagatatgtgtagctggatgtgtgctccaatgtgttattgttgagtgtgaatttgtacctgtttccccaaggtctggctttcttctggaagaccatgactctggtcttgtccagattgactatcagcgcccaggtctgacagtactgctccagcagtgccaggttcttcTGCAGCCAATCTGACTCTTGCTCAGGACATTGTGTTtggtaaggaaggccagtatttGAGTATtcaggatactgcagaataccttccccaggttactgttcacggAAGTTGTTGGGATCGAGTCTGTCTCCACTCTTACAGATGGGtgtgatcagtccttggttccaggcctcgTGGAAACATCCGActgtcatgatgagattgaggactgagcagggcttgttgcaactttgAGCTGCTCTGTCTCAGCATCTCGTTGTTGACTCCATCTTGGCCACAGGCTTtgcgtggtctgagggcctggagtttgtccagtaTCTCCTGCTCAGTGACTGGGGAgttttggttgtctttgatagcCAATTCCAACATTTCaagtttttcataaatggtgtTTTTGTCCATTGATTATTGATtattgatttgtatttgggagTTTTTGatagagattttcaaagtatgtttgccagattgttccattttggatggccaattcttctggttttgatttatttaaattgttccacttctcccagaaacagttctgattaagtgactcctcaatttctgcaagttgtttgtttatgtatgtgtttttttctttttcagcgtgtgtttgtaaagttttaccgAATCACAGTAGCTGAGGCgcagatctgtgttgtgtggttgtctgtgtttttgatTTGAGAGTTTTCGTAGTAATTTCTGATGTTATTGCATTCCgtatcaaaccacttttctattgcttttgttttttcatagtttttttatttagttatttttagcttagattttgatgctagtttgtggaataggtgatttagtttttgtgtggccaagtttatggctaatttgttggtttgatgtagagtgtttaggaatgtgtctgagtgtgatCTGACTATGGTCTGAGGAGGTTGTGGCCTGACAGTGAAGGTACAGATACAGGGGGGGTCCAGGTCGGTGATGGCGTAGTCCACCACACTGCTAcccagagctgagctgtaggTGAACCTGCCTAGAGAGTCCCCTCTAGTCCTGCTGTTTACGATGTACAGGCCCAGCCCTTGACAGAGCTGGAGCAGCTCGCGCCCGGTGCTGTTGACCGTGATGTCATGGCTGCACCTGTGTTAGGTGACCGGTATGTGGTACAGAGGGGATTGTCCGAATACGTGAGTGTTTCCCTATGTGCTGGTGAAGTCTGACAGTATGCCTCTTCGTGCATTGAGGTCTCCACAGAGCAGCATGTTACCCTGGCCCTGGAAATGACTGATCTCCGTGTGGAGACTAGGGAGAATTCCCTCACTATAGTAAGGATATTCTGAGGGCGGGATGTAGACAGCACACAAGAAAACCTCATTTTCTGTACAGatgatatttcttttgattttaagccAAACTCGTGACTCTTCTCTCTTTACTAATTGTATGGTGTGACTGAGCTctgctctgtaccacacaatgatccccgcAGAGTCTCTGCCCtcggtgatttgttttttttttgacagagagCACCATGATCTCCTTGTAGCctgggggacagtgggtagccATGTCTCCCTGACACCATGTCCCCTGTAGGATCATGATGTCTGTCTCCTTTACATTCTTGATAAACTCAGGATCAGTGCTCCTCAGCCCAAATGCTGACGAGCCCAGACCCCGAATGTTCCACATACTAATTGTTCTCACACagttctctctgtgtgtgattACTGCTGTCTGTGGGTGATTACCAGTGTCTGTATGTGATTACTTCTGTCTGAATGTGATTACTGCTTTTTGTTGATGATTACcaatgtctgtgtgtgattacTGCTTTCTGTGGGTGATTACtgatgtctgtgtgtgattactgttatataagataagatcactttattggccctatacaatttcttgtattaggaatgtgtcttttcacatactcaACTTGCTCTCTGtgaagcacacagacagagagagaagctgggggtcagagcgcagggtcagccatttttatggcgcccctggagcagttagggttaagggccttgctcaggggcccaacagagtaggctgccggctgcgggatacgaaccgggaaccttctagccacaggcacagatccttagccagagagccaccgcaccgcccTGTGTAGGGttactggtgtctgtgtgtgattacACTGTCTGTGGGTGATTACTGCTTTCTGTGTGTGACTGCTGTGCTGTACTGCCTGCAGGTCTGCGGTTCGACACGCAATACATGACGTTCCGTGTGAAGGCGTGTAACAAGGCTGTGGCCGGGGAATTCTCAGAACCCATTACCTTGGAAACAAGCGGTGAGCAGCTGGGGGGTGGGAGGGTGAGGAGAGCTCTGGGACCAGGCGGGTGGCTGGAGCCGAGAGAGCAAGACTGCTAACCCTGCTGTCTCACAGCCTTCCTGTTCAAGCTGGACGCTGCCTCGGCCCACCAGAACCTGCGAGTGGAAGAGCTTAGTGTGGAGTGGGATGCCACGGGCGGGAAGGTCCAGGACATCCGCAAGGACAAGAACCGGACCGGGTCGCCCATGCATTCTCCTGCCAGGTCTGTCCTTCAGTCACTGTCCATCCATCAGTCAGTGTCCATCTCCGTCTCCTGTCCGGTCAGCCTGGACTGCTCTATCCCTCAGTCTCTGCTCTGCCCCCTGCAGGACAGCGGCGATGTCTCCCAAGAGAGCGccctcgtctcgggggggccgagACCGGTTCACCGCGGAGTCCTACACTGTCCTGGGTGAGAGTGGGAGCGGCAGATGCTTTGGGTGTGGATAGTACAGAGGTCCTGGTGGATACAGAGACAGAGTATAGCCTGTTTGTCCAGCGGTCTCTCTTACCCTTCCTGTCTTCTGTTTCCCTCATTGCCTGTCTgccccccctccctcctgcaGGGGACTTGGCAATTGAGGGGGGGCAGCAGTACTGGGAGGTGCGCTTTGACCGCGACAGTAAGGCATTTGCGGTGGGCGTGGCGCTGCGCTCGCTGGGCCGCTTCGACCAGCTGGGGAAGAGCAGCGCCTCCTGGTGTCTGCACCTCAACAACTGGCTGCAGCTCAGCTTCACCGCCAAGCACAACAACAAGGCGCGCAGCCTGGAGGGACCCGTGCCAGACCGCATCGGGGTCTACTGCAACTACGAGGAGGGTGAGAGCAGCGCActgccctgtccctgtccctcccTGTCCCCTTCTCTAGTCTGACTGGCTTGCTTGTCTTGCAGGCCTGCTGTCCTTCTACAATGCCAGAACCAAGCAGCTGATCCACACTTTCAGATCCAGATTCACCCAACCTGTAGTTCCTGCGTTCATGGTGAGGACtgtgggggagagaggggaggggaaaACAGCTCTCTGTCACACAGCTGCACACAGGCTGACTCCCTGGCTTGCTGTCGCCCCCCGCAGGTGTGGAATGGCAGTTTTTCGGTGCAGACGGGGCTGCAGGTGCCCAGCGCTGTGCAGTGCCTGCAGAAGAGGAACAGCGGCACCAGCAGCTCCAACGCCAGCCTCACCTAGTGCCCACTGGATCGGGCTAGAACCACTGCAGAACCTCATCCAGACCCGGCCCTGGGTGCTGTCCGGGGCTGCTCCTGACACTAACCTCGCTCAGCCCAAGCCAGCTCATCACACAGACCTGGTCTCTGCAGAACATCAATCAGAACCAGCGCTCCTTAACATCTGATCCACAACACTCTGCCTGTGACTCTGACAGGGGAGGAATACAGTCTGTCTCACCTCAGTTTTTCACCATGGCTGGCCAATGTGTTGTGCCTTTTAAGTAGtaacatatatttttaatcttaATAGTCTTGAATAATTATTGTAGTGGGTCTCAGTATGAGCACGAATATCACAATCTAGGATGATCTTTTTGAGGCTACATAGTCCCTTATCCCTTGAGTCAGAGGGGTGAAGCTGAGCTGAAAGAGACTGATGCTTGTGGGGATTGGAGGGGAAAGGTCTGGCATCCTAACTGTTTAACTGCTTCGTATGTTTGAAAAGGACTGGCAGGGGGAGGTGGATGTGGTTTTGTAAAGGTTGTGCTGAATTCTGAGAGGAATTTGTGAAAATGAATTTTGCCTTCATTTTGTGTGATATGTTTCCCCCTGGTGGCTGTAAACGGTCAATGTTTAGTCATGCGACTTCGGGATATTGGATCAGTGTGCCGCACAAGGTGTGTTTGATAGAGGATGTTTTGATTTATGGGAGGGGAATACTGCTGCGGTAACCAGTATTAACACCTGTCATCCTAATTTATTAAAGATGACTCTTCATGACAAGCACTAAAGTGATTATTCCTGCTCTTTCAGAAAGAGACAGGTGTGGTGTGAATGTAATTTGGTTTGTAGGCTCACATTGCTTTTTGGTCAACTTCAAGCCTaggatttttaaatttatttaaaggaaaaaataaactgctcACCTGTAAATACTTTTGGCTTTTCTTGTGTCTCCAGATTGTCTGTCTGCACTGACACTGTTTTTGAAAGCCAATACAAGAGCCCAGGGCTGCTGTATCTTTTCTGACTCCGCAGAGCTGGTCCTGTGCTCTAGAAGGCTTCAGGGTCACTGACATCACAGTGTGCAAAGTCTTAGACATCTCACATAGAACAGCAGATACAGCCGTTTTAGCGTGACACTGTATTTTTCTCAAttctcactgtacagacactgacagtgaaagactggatatctcagtcctcactgtacacacactgacagtgacacgctggatatctcagtcctcgctgtacacacactgacagtgacacgctggatatctcagtcctcgcTGTTCAGACACTCGCAGCATATCTCAGTccttactgtacacacactgacagtaacACACAggatatctcagtcctcactgtacacacacttaCAGTGACACcctggatatctcagtcctcactgtacacacactgacagtgacatgctggatatctcagtcttcgctgtacacacactgacagtgacaccctggatatctcagtccttGCTGTACAGACACTGATAGTGACACGCTGGATATCTcgctgtacacacactgacagtgacgcgctggatatctcagtcctcgctgtacagacactcgcaggatatctcagtcctcactgtacacacactcacagtgacgcgctggatatctcagtcctcactgtacacacactcacagtgatgtgctggatatctcagtcctcgcTGTACAGACACTTGCAGTGACACGatggatatctcagtcctcactgtacacacactcacaatgaCGCactggatatctcagtcctcactgtacacacactcacagtgacGCGCTGGATATCTCATTCCTCACTGTACAAACACTGACAGTGACACGCTGGATGTGTCAGTCTTCGCTGTAAACACACTGACAGTGATAcgctggatatctcagtcctcactttacacacactgacagtgacacgctggatatctcagtcctcgcTGTACAGACACTTGCAGTGACACGatggatatctcagtcctcgctgtacacacactgacagtgacacgctggatatctcagtcctcgctgtacagacactgacagtgtcacgctggatatctcagtcctcgcTGTACAGACTCTCGCAGTGATGcgctggatatctcagtcctcactgtacagacactgacagtgtcacgctggatatctcagtcctcgcTGTACAAACTCTCGCAGTGACGCGCTGGATATCTCAGTCTTcgctgtacacacactgacagtgacaccctggatatctcagtcctctCCGTACAGACAATCGCAGGATATCTCAGTCCTTACAATTCACACACTAACAGTAACACACAggatatctcagtcctcgcTGTACAGAAACTGACAGTGTCTCGCTGGATATCTCATTccttactgtacacacactgacagtaacacactggatatctcagtcctcactgtacacacactcatAGTGTCAcgctggatatctcagtcctcacTGTACTCACACTCACAGTGACGTGCTGGATATCTCAGTgatcactgtacacacacttaCAGTGATGCactggatatctcagtcctcactgtacacacactcatAGTGTCAcgctggatatctcagtcctcactgtactgacactCACAGTGACGTGCTGGATATCTCAGTgatcactgtacacacacttaCAGTGATGCactggatatctcagtcctcgctgtacacacactcacagtgacacgctggatatctcagtcctcactgtacagacactgacagtaatacactggatatctcagtcctcactgtacagacactgacagtaacacactggatatctcagtccttactgtacacacactgacagtgacgtgctggatatctcagtcctcgctgtacagacactgacagtgtcacgctggatatctcagtcctcgctgaacacacactcacaataaGGCGCTGGATATCTCATTCCTCGCTGAACACACAATCACAATGAGGcgctggatatctcagtcctcgctgtgcacacactgacagtgacgGACTTGATATCTCAGTcctcactgtacacacactcacagtgacACGatggatatctcagtcctcgctgtacacacactgacagtgacgGACTTGATATCTCAGTcctcactgtacacacactcacagtgacGCGatggatatctcagtcctcactgtacagacactgacagtgacgcgctggatatctcagtcctcgcTGTACAGACACTCGCATGATATCTCAGTCCTCACTGTATAGACACTGACAGCAACACactggatatctcagtccttactctacacacactgacagtgaaacgctggatatctcagtcctcgcTGTACAGACACTTGTATTGACAAgctggatatctcagtcctcgctgtacacacactcacagtgactcgctggatatctcagtcctcactgtacacacacttgCAGTGACAcgctggatatctcagtcctcactgtacagacactgacactgacacactggatatctcagtcctcgcTGTAAACACACTGACAGTGATACGCTGGATGTGTCAGTCTTCGCTGTAAACACACTGACAGTGATAcgctggatatctcagtcctcgcTGTACAGACACTTGCAGTGACATgctggatatctcagtcctcgctgtacacacactgacagtaacacgctggatatctcagtcctcgcTGTACAGACACTTGCAGTGACAcgctggatatctcagtcctcactgtacagacactgtcagtaacacactggatatctcagtcctcgctgtacacacactgacagtgacaCGCTGGATGTGTCAGTCCTCGCtgaacacacactgacagtgacgcgctggatatctcagtcctcgcTGTACACACACTCAAAGTGACGCGCTGGATATCTCAATCCTTACTGTACAGACAGTCACAGCGACAcgctggatatctcagtcctctCTGTACAGACACTCGTAGTGATGcgctggatatctcagtcctcgctgtacacacactgacagtgacgcgctggatatctcagtcctcgcTGTACAGACACTCAAAGTGACAcgctggatatctcagtcctcgcTGTATAGACACTCGCAggatatctcagtcctcgctgtacagacactcgcaggatatctcagtcctcactgtacacacactgacagtgaaacgctggatatctcagtcctcactgtacagacagtcgcaggatatctcagtcctcactgtacacacactgacagtgaaacgctggatatctcagtcctcgctgtacacacactcacagtgacacgctggatatctcagtcctcgctgtacacacactgacaatgacacacttgatatctcagtcctcggtgtacacacactgacagtggcACGCTGGATATCTCGGTCCTCGCTGTACAGACACTCGCAggatatctcagtcctcactgtacagacactgacagtgacgcgctggatatctcagtcctcgcTGTACACAAACTCACAGTGACTcgctggatatctcagtcctcactgtacagacacttgCAGTGACAcgctggatatctcagtcctcactgtacagacactgacagtaacacactggatatctcagtcctcactgtacagacagtgacactgacacgctggatatctcagtcctcgctgtacacacactgacagtgacacgctggatatctcagtcctcgctgtacacacactgacagtaacacgctggatatctcagtcctcgcTGTACAGACACTTGCAGTGACAcgctggatatctcagtcctcactgtacagacactgacaGAAACACactggatatctcagtcctcgctgaacacacactgacagtgacgcgctggatatctcagtcctcgctgtacacacactgacagtgacgCGCTGGATATCTCAATCcttactgtacagacactcGTAGTGATGcgctggatatctcagtcctctctgtacagacactcacagTGACAcgctggatatctcagtcctcgctgtacagacactcgcaggatatctcagtcctcgcTGTACAGACACTGACAGTGACACACTGGATATCTCAGTtgtcactgtacacacactgacagtgacgcgcaggatatctcagtcctcactatacagacactgacagttAGACTCTGGATATCTCAGACCTCACTGTACAGACAGT contains:
- the fsd1 gene encoding fibronectin type III and SPRY domain-containing protein 1; the protein is MADQKARPLLFQEALRKITTTLALKNEEIQNFVCTVKQTLQNLEGNATRVQQDLEAEFSSLYSVLDELKENMVTRIKQERASRIYELQSQLTACTKALESSEELLELANQTLCSAETDSFNQAAKEIKDSVTMAPAFRLSLKPKVSDNMSHLMVDFSPERNMLLALKFLPVPGTPEIQQLECLVCDNNVRVVWTVPEPDSKIDHYILEYRRTNHPGPPRAKEEHPWMVVEGIRDTEYTLTGLRFDTQYMTFRVKACNKAVAGEFSEPITLETSAFLFKLDAASAHQNLRVEELSVEWDATGGKVQDIRKDKNRTGSPMHSPARTAAMSPKRAPSSRGGRDRFTAESYTVLGDLAIEGGQQYWEVRFDRDSKAFAVGVALRSLGRFDQLGKSSASWCLHLNNWLQLSFTAKHNNKARSLEGPVPDRIGVYCNYEEGLLSFYNARTKQLIHTFRSRFTQPVVPAFMVWNGSFSVQTGLQVPSAVQCLQKRNSGTSSSNASLT